From Podospora bellae-mahoneyi strain CBS 112042 chromosome 5, whole genome shotgun sequence:
AagaagcttgtcgaggaagCTTTCCACCTTGCTGGTCGTGTCATAGGAGACCAGAAATGACAGGTCGCTTTTCATAGCGGGCGGTTTGTTGGGTGCCATTGGTCTGAGTTGAGGCTGGTGTAAGTATTGGACCTGTGGTCTGAGTTGACACCTCGAGAATGGTATGGGTTGAGAGTATGGAGGAATGCAAGTGGTTGCATAGATTGGGGGGAACCCGACGAGAATATATATAGTCGTTTTTAAATACCTTATCAAAGTTTTTCTCGCGGCCGCTCTCTTTAAAACTCTAACAGCGTGGCGTTGGCATAGACTGACAGGATGCAACTCAGAcggtgaggtggttgaggttaGGTTTGGCAgctcacaacaccaccggAATAGAACTTGAACTGGCTGAATCGATCGCAACAGAGACCATCTCCTTTGATTGTCCGAAGGCCTTGACCATCTATCACTTTGCTTCTCTTCTGAGACCAATTCATTACTTAATTGTTAGCGAACGTAATATGTCTATGAGCCTATGTTTCCTTGCGATTGTGAGCGGTAGGCGGGAGGCTCCCGTGGGGCACCAGTGTTGCAAATTGTTTTTCGCTGTGTGGGATCCAGAAGCTCCACGATGGCTTCAAAATGACAGAGGGGATTGATTATCAAGTACACAAGAATTCAGGGCTACTGTACCCTGCGTACCAGCAGCATCGATATGCGGTCTTTCATCTATGCACCTCGGGTCAGGGTTGTGCATTGTAGTCATGATGAGAGCTCATTGACACAAGACTGCTTTGTTCGCCCACAGACATACAATGTGCAACGTAGCCATGTCGTATCATTTTGGCCATTTTGCTTGAAAAGATAAAAATGAAATAAAAACACATCTGATACCCCCAAGAAAGCGTTCAGTCACAGTTGCCATATCACTTGCTCCGGGCAGTGATCATCTCTCGTCATCTGCAAACTGACCAATCACAAGCCGCTTGCGCACAGTGTAGGGTGCAACTCTGATAACAAATCATGTCCTCCATCATGGATATCATCCAGGACGACTTTTCCTCCCTCGACCTTCATGAACCACTATCGCCATCTCATTCCGGCCAATCAATTATCAATAACGACAGATTAGCCCGCATCATGGAAATCCGACGCCTCGAAAGCCCAGATCTCAACCCGCCCAGGTACCACGacccatcaacaccaccctcctcaccaccacagccatcttccacctcatcatcccccggAACACCcggaccaccacccaaaccaccaccatccccccctcaaTTCCCCCaattctccctcttcccaggTGAACTCCAAAACCTAATCTGGGACCACGCCGCccagctcctctcctccccaacctcgaccccaGGAatccacttcctcctccaaccccccctcttaagccccaacaccccccctctcgTCCGCCCGGCCCCCTTCCAGCTTTCTACTCCATGGCTCACCAACGACCTCGACCTCATCCCAACCAGAGACTCCTTCTGTCTCAACCTCgcaaacctcctcctcacctgcCGCGCCTCTCGCGCCGCCATTCTCCGCAACAACGCCTCTTTCCCATTCACCCACAACAGAACTATCCTAAGGTCTCTCCCCCAAAAGGGGTATCCAGTGTTGTGCCCCCCAAAGTCCGTCGACTTGTCCCTCGACCTCCACCGAGATTTGGTGTCACTAACTTCGGCCAATGGCACCTGCGACGaagtgaggaggatgctCGATTTCACCGACGGTAACCACTTCATCTTTTCGGCGGCGAGGAAATTTGCGGTGAGGTATGGATTAGGCTGGGAACTGCCGACTCCGGGCCCGTTTCAGCACGACAGGCGGTGTCCgacggggtggatggggatgagggggggggggaggccgGGGTTTTGCTCGAGGTgtgtggggaggttggttgagCGGttcaggaggttggaggaggtttgggttgtggttgattTGCCTGAGAAGGGGTGGAAaagggttgatggtgggtgggggaggaaaaaggagtttgaggggtgGGATAGGCGGTGGTTTgctgttgagggggtgggcgttgtgggggaggaggggaatgggaatgggggggtagtggaggaggggttggaggtgctggagagggtgaagagtAATTTGGTGAGTTCTCTTTCGAGATATAGGtttgagatggagggggaagtggtgctgatgagatGACAGAAAGATCCGAGGTATTATCATATGCCGTGGGTGAGCGAGTTGAagtttgggttgttggggtgggagaagtCGACATGATGAGTGGTTGAAGGGGACTACAAAAGGGTACATGGCCATGCGATACGGGTGTGTTGGTTGCAGTGGACTATGATCCGCCTTGCACAAGGTATTGGACATCATATGAATATCTTGAGCAAGGAAGACACCCGGGTAACAGAACACATGGATTGGATATCGATCATGTCTTTCGGCTAAAGTGGTAGGTTCAGTGCGATGAAGCTTGGACACCCATGCTTGCAGATCTTAGAGAGAACTGTGTCGAGAGTAGGTAGTGTACATTTCAGTACGGAACGGCATACATAGATAGTACAAGCATACTCAAGTGATAATGATTATAAGGGACATGCATGAGAGTGAGCTACCAGCGTTGTTTAGAAAAGTGACCAAAGATCAGATGACTGGCCGAGATGGGATGACAGGTCTCATGGTTTATGAAGATAAGATAGGCAA
This genomic window contains:
- a CDS encoding hypothetical protein (EggNog:ENOG503PYAD) → MDIIQDDFSSLDLHEPLSPSHSGQSIINNDRLARIMEIRRLESPDLNPPRYHDPSTPPSSPPQPSSTSSSPGTPGPPPKPPPSPPQFPQFSLFPGELQNLIWDHAAQLLSSPTSTPGIHFLLQPPLLSPNTPPLVRPAPFQLSTPWLTNDLDLIPTRDSFCLNLANLLLTCRASRAAILRNNASFPFTHNRTILRSLPQKGYPVLCPPKSVDLSLDLHRDLVSLTSANGTCDEVRRMLDFTDGNHFIFSAARKFAVRYGLGWELPTPGPFQHDRRCPTGWMGMRGGGRPGFCSRCVGRLVERFRRLEEVWVVVDLPEKGWKRVDGGWGRKKEFEGWDRRWFAVEGVGVVGEEGNGNGGVVEEGLEVLERVKSNLKDPRYYHMPWVSELKFGLLGWEKST